In the genome of Balneola sp., one region contains:
- a CDS encoding ABC transporter permease, with amino-acid sequence MDLSKILLVLKREYLTRVRTRSFILSTLLTPLAFVAFMAIIVIVSISDGEVEKTVGIVDETGVLYERLIAVDSLRYYDLSNMEMDTIRANVLSGDIDGFVVLTEALIQDTEEPSLIYGGSGGLSFIEAVETDLQNVVREERLARSEVSDEIRQIFESRFDVNPVKLTEQGEEQDNAVFGAIFGFILGLFIFIGVFGYGALLMRGVIEEKTNRIVEVIASSVKPIELMLGKLFGILALALTQFGVWIASYIGLSIIAAPLAAIIVDAQTSSLPPEAAEAAASQAFDPSKLEQFIVDPSVFVFFFVFFFIGFLIYSAIFAAIGSAVDSEQDTQQFMLPVMIPIFVGYFLNLRVMENPDSTISVIASLFPLTAPINMISRIAATEVPFWQWGLSLLLMIGTFAGLMWLAAKVYRVGILMYGKKASYKELVKWIRQG; translated from the coding sequence ATGGACTTATCTAAGATTTTATTAGTACTGAAGCGTGAATACCTCACCCGGGTTAGAACACGATCATTCATCTTGTCCACTTTGCTTACACCGTTAGCATTTGTGGCTTTTATGGCCATCATTGTAATTGTTTCTATTAGTGATGGTGAAGTAGAAAAAACGGTTGGTATCGTTGATGAAACAGGTGTGCTTTATGAAAGACTGATTGCTGTAGACAGCCTTCGGTACTATGACCTCAGTAATATGGAAATGGACACTATTAGAGCCAATGTACTATCCGGTGATATTGATGGTTTTGTAGTGTTAACAGAAGCACTAATACAGGACACTGAGGAACCTTCCCTAATTTACGGGGGTAGTGGCGGACTCAGCTTTATCGAAGCAGTAGAAACAGATCTTCAAAACGTAGTTAGGGAAGAACGTCTTGCCAGAAGTGAAGTATCTGATGAAATAAGGCAGATTTTTGAATCTCGTTTTGATGTGAACCCTGTTAAGCTCACCGAACAAGGAGAAGAACAAGATAACGCAGTATTCGGAGCTATTTTTGGCTTCATATTGGGTTTATTCATATTCATCGGGGTGTTTGGCTATGGGGCACTTTTAATGAGAGGCGTTATTGAGGAGAAAACCAATCGAATTGTTGAGGTTATCGCATCTTCGGTAAAACCCATTGAACTTATGCTAGGCAAATTGTTTGGTATTCTTGCCTTAGCACTTACCCAATTTGGAGTTTGGATAGCTTCCTATATTGGCCTTTCAATCATAGCTGCTCCTCTTGCGGCAATTATTGTTGATGCCCAAACGAGCAGCTTACCTCCTGAAGCAGCGGAGGCAGCAGCAAGCCAGGCTTTTGATCCATCTAAGCTGGAACAGTTTATTGTTGATCCTTCCGTGTTTGTATTCTTCTTTGTGTTCTTCTTTATCGGCTTCCTTATTTATAGCGCTATTTTTGCGGCAATAGGTTCAGCTGTTGATTCGGAGCAGGATACGCAACAATTTATGCTTCCTGTTATGATTCCGATCTTTGTTGGATACTTCCTGAACTTAAGAGTGATGGAGAATCCCGATTCTACTATATCGGTAATTGCTTCGCTATTCCCGCTTACAGCTCCGATTAATATGATATCCAGGATTGCAGCTACTGAAGTTCCATTTTGGCAATGGGGACTTTCTCTCCTACTCATGATTGGTACTTTTGCAGGACTTATGTGGTTAGCTGCTAAGGTTTACCGTGTGGGTATTCTTATGTATGGTAAAAAAGCATCGTACAAAGAACTTGTTAAGTGGATACGGCAAGGATAA
- a CDS encoding ATP-binding cassette domain-containing protein has protein sequence MVIINVENVTKTFGKNTAVNDVSFNVEKGRIFGLLGPNGAGKTTTIRMINNIIAPDTGTITINGQIASPETQKMIGYMPEERGLYKKMKVGEQLLYLTQLKGMKTSAAKKAIDFWLDRFEASDWKKKEVGELSKGMSQKIQFIATIAHDPDIYIFDEPFSGLDPINSETLKEVIIGLKDEGKTILFSTHRMEQVEQMCDDICLFNKGKAVLQGNLRDVKASFGENTINLEFDGDGSFLDKLSDVRINNRSTNFAEIRVLNGQPMQDILKLAMEHAEIHKFERVQPSLNEIFISTVGEDNIKNEEE, from the coding sequence ATGGTTATCATCAATGTAGAGAACGTTACAAAGACGTTTGGAAAAAATACGGCGGTGAATGATGTAAGTTTTAATGTTGAAAAAGGACGGATTTTTGGACTATTAGGACCAAATGGTGCTGGTAAAACTACTACCATCCGGATGATCAACAATATAATTGCACCTGACACCGGAACCATAACTATAAACGGACAAATTGCGAGCCCCGAAACACAAAAGATGATCGGGTACATGCCTGAAGAACGCGGGCTGTACAAAAAAATGAAAGTTGGTGAACAGCTCCTCTATCTGACTCAGCTTAAGGGAATGAAAACCTCAGCTGCAAAAAAAGCCATCGATTTCTGGTTGGATCGCTTTGAAGCCTCTGACTGGAAAAAGAAAGAAGTTGGTGAGCTATCAAAAGGGATGTCCCAAAAAATCCAGTTCATCGCTACCATCGCTCACGATCCTGATATCTATATTTTCGATGAACCTTTCAGTGGCTTGGACCCTATCAATAGTGAAACTCTTAAAGAGGTTATCATTGGACTAAAGGATGAGGGAAAGACCATCTTATTCTCTACCCACAGGATGGAACAGGTAGAACAAATGTGTGACGACATTTGCCTTTTCAATAAAGGAAAGGCGGTACTGCAAGGGAACCTAAGAGATGTGAAAGCCTCCTTCGGAGAAAATACTATCAATCTTGAGTTTGATGGTGACGGTTCATTTCTGGACAAACTATCTGATGTACGCATCAACAACCGATCTACTAATTTTGCTGAAATCAGGGTATTAAACGGACAGCCTATGCAGGATATCTTGAAGCTGGCTATGGAGCATGCTGAGATTCATAAATTTGAGCGGGTTCAGCCTTCCTTAAATGAAATATTCATCTCTACTGTTGGTGAAGATAACATCAAAAACGAGGAGGAATAA